Within Lolium rigidum isolate FL_2022 chromosome 5, APGP_CSIRO_Lrig_0.1, whole genome shotgun sequence, the genomic segment ggacctcagcgtgagaattccagaaattcgttcctgacaggattcgaactctggtTGTTGGGGtgtgccactgcgaccccaaccactaggctatgcccacgtcctccAAAATTCTTTTCTGGAAAGGAAGTCGGTAGGAGGGAGAAGCAGGGGAGGAGATCGTTGAGTAGCTGCTAACTCCGGCAGAGGCCTCCGCAGCTGATGATGCGGGGCGCCAAGGTGGAAAATACCATAGGCGACATGAAGGCCATTAGTTGGAACTCCTATGGTACGCGGCAAGGATCTTGTTACGATTGAAATATTGGTTCCTCTCTTAGTGGCCTACATTAGATTCtagatttccctataaatctcaaagcctacATTGTAGCagcccatgtgagtttgagcccaagtgggtggtagctcactagggagtggcaacaaGTGGAAAGTTTAgttccacatggaaagttgggaggaagttaaacCATCTTATaaagtgggttgttccaccactagtaagtgagtgagaagaggagtggttcacgcgcgctcctcctcctcgctcgacgCAACGCGCGTCGCGCtcttggtgagtggattgagccgagACTtttcttactttttgcagctcaggaaaacgaacagagtcctagacgaacGTGTCGCagtctatctgtaaccgactcgaaacgtgcgtgcctagggtttcctgagcctatataatctcttgtccggctaccgcagaaacacatctaatacacgagttaggattTATCCACATCTCTCTGCTTGCATGAGTTAGGGTttatccacctctctctgcttgcgccgtcaTCGTAGCCTAATCCATccagcgccgacgtgcatcgacgaacgggagagcaggtctccggaaccgcccgTCCTTGcgttcctgtacgggagagggagaattaggtttttgggaagcgctctgcgcgacttctcaagctcttcatcacgggacgCCTGCCGTCCAAGTCGGGCAGTTCTTTCTACCgtcatcttcaacgccgtctacttcgacccgtcgtccctgtcgtcaacaacgttgtcatcgacaacaacatcatctgctacacctccactgcCACCTCCACcaaatcggtacgtgcgacatatctcgatctgtttagcgatggatgctttaccgtttgcgctgctgctgctactcatgttgattaatgcatctagtatgttcaagTTTCACATGTcagtagttgttgtcatcatgttttatattctggaattaatcatgaaaagtGTGTCTAATTCTCCAACAGCTACTGCCAAGACGGAATATCTTGCCAGGATGATCAACTCGACAAAAGCTCAGAGATAGTCTTCTTCTCTGGAATAAAATCCTTCACAGAGGCCTTTGGGCGGGCTTTCGTTAATATGGACCGAAGATCTTCAGGTTTCGGTTCATGCTGCTACTTTCCATGTCATCTTAGCTAGCGTTATCAATAGTACTAGTAATCTGAAGTTTGGGCTTATTTGCATGTATGGTGATCCCTATCATCGTCAGACTAGTCAGATATGGAGCCAAGTGGCCTCTTTTGTTTAACATAATTACACCATTTCAATGTTATGCATTGGAGATATCTACGAGCTTTCGTATGGTATGAAAAAAAAGCTATCCGACTGTTAATCGCTCTCGTATGAATGTTTTTCGCTATTTAAACAATGTGGGCTCTTTGATTTGAGGTTTAGTGGACCGACTTATacttgggagtggtgttttggaacatgggtgcgtatgctccctatattttgaaatgcatcttatgtacattttaaatttcaaaaaaattgaaacaaaaaatttgtacgtacatcttcacgtgctacgcgcttagaaagttgtttcataaaaaatcgacttatcatgtgacgtgtgtaaaaaagataaaattcagtgctaaaaataatgcttttcacaagataaagtttctcctttttacatagaccacaaaaaatattggtttttcgtgaaacttagcgaatgcacatacattatggagatgtacatgtagaattttttatccaaattttttaacatttcgaaatatgtttttttggtagagggagcatacgcacccgggagccgaattgaatttccgcttatACTTAGATTAATAAGTGTTTCTCCTCACCACCACTTCGTTGATCTGGAAAATAATCTTTTCGCAACTAGCGGAGGTCGCGTTCAACTTAGGTGCTAGCATTTATTTGATAATACATTTTTCATTCATGAACTTCACTTGGAGGTTTGCATGCATGTGCACAGGCTTGATTAGTAGTCTTTATAGATGACATAATTTTAGGTACAAAACAACTACAACTTGCTATGAACAACGGATGCAGTACGAACTTCACATCAACTACTGCGACCTAGGGAAATCGAGCTCGGTCTTCTAGTGGGATGGACGAAGGTTGACCCGGATGGTCGCCGACATGCCTGGGTGGAAACAGCGCGGAGACTCGACGGACACCATGGAGAGAGGCCAAGCTAGACGTCCCGGCCAGCATACAAGCCGAGTGGCTAAACTAGGCCTACCGGCAAGCCAGCAGGTGGATGGTTAACTTGCTTGTGCATGCAGGCACTCGATGCGGGCGAGGGAGCGGCCGTGACAGGCCGTGACAGCTACATATTTGGCAAAAGATCGAACAGGTGGGGGGCATGGCCAATGTGAGGGTGAGGCACTCGGGAGGATAGTAACGGCGGCGGTAGAGGGATCTTGATCCACTCCCTCAAGCCGGCCTGGAACGCCGGTGAAACGATGGGCATGTGCAAGTTGTTCTCGTTCAGTTGGACATAGTAACGGCGGGGGATGAGCGCCCTGAACGGTGGCGGATGATTTTTGAGATTAATAAAGTGTCACACCACTTTAAAAAGGTCCTTTTTCTACTAGAATATTTATAGGGTTCGTCTATATCTCATTCAATTGAGATTTTCATCCGAGAAAAGTGCAATTATAGTTGAGAGAAAAGTGTGACTCGTTCCGCTTACATTTTTATATTAAATCACTTTTTAAAAATTATTGAGACTCCAAAAAATCTcatttgactgagacatagcaaattcCATAATTTTATCCTACAAAGCTACTGCTAGGTTTTACAGAGTGTATACTGGTGAGCAGAAGCCAAGATCAGGAGTGCATCCTCATTGCCAAACTGAAGGAACAGGTCGAAAACACTCAGCAAGACAAGTAATGGCGGCCACGTCGGGAGCTTAATTTATTTTCCGTCTGGGGCTACATGTGTTGGTTTCCCAGCTTCGACTAATTAACCTTGTTGTCCATTTGGGAATATATTTATATATAGCCGGGCTAAAATCCTACTAGTACCTACAAAAATTAGACGTAAAACAATTAAGTTTGTAAaagactacaagtacatgtatccAATCCAAAGTTCCAAACTCGGTGCATCGTCTGCACTCCGACAGGCTATCTCGCTTCACTTGGCTGGGTGCATGCATTTGCACGCACGCACGCTGACGCCGTGACGGTTGAAGAATCGGTCGCTAGCTGGTGCATGGTCGACGGCGGCGAGGACCTGCATAGCGGGCAGCTGGGCCGGCGCCGCAGCCAGTCGTCGACGCACTGCCGGTGGAACGAgtgccggcaccccggcagcagccGGAGCTCGTCGCCGTCCGCGTAGTCCGCCAGGCACACCGCGCACCGCGTGCTGTCGCCCGCCTCCTCCTTGCTCCGCTCACCGGTGCTGTCCCCCCGGCTCGACGAGGAGTACACCGTCGTCGGGTATGCGGCCAGGACGGCCTCGTCGAGCCCCGCGGCGGCGTCGTCACACGGACGGCGCCCTTGCTCCACGTCGTCGACGACGCTCCGCTGCGACGACGAGGTGTGCACCGCGCGGCGCCGGGTGGAGCAGAAGAAGGCGAGGAGGGAGAGCACGACGAGCACGGCCATGGAGGCTCCGATTAGCACGCTGTCGCCGGACATTGTCGCAGCAAGCACCTTCAGGACAACCTCAGCGTGCCACCTATATATACATTCTCCGAGTTGACATCGCGCTAGTCGGCCGCCTGACGGTTTGTCTGGCAATCTCACCGGCCGTGCCACCTATACATACATTCCTTGCTTGATCCTGCGTACTAGTAGAAGGATTCATGTCGAGATATTCATATTCCTGTGACCTTTTCTCTGACGACTTTTTAGCTTTGATTTGACAAGAAAACGAGCACGCACATCTTCGTCAGCAAAGAATGGCCGTTGTGGCATGTAATAAGGAAAGATTTAAGCGCGTCTCCTAATGAATCGAGTAAATAATTAGTAATGACGAAGGGACAAGATGCTTAAGTAGGCAAGGAATGCGAGATCTTCCTTGACTTGATCGGACAGAAATGCATATTGACCCTTTTGGTTGTTTTCAGATGAGGATTCTGGTCGGCAGCCAACGTGGACACTGGGTTATTAGTGGGACTATTGTTTTATTCACtagcacaaatgcccgtgcgttgccacgggaaaacAAAACATAAAGAGAGGTGATTTCTTTTTTACTACAGGATATAAATACGAGTACGATGAATTATAGTATTCGACCCAACACTATACTTTGATATTTTTATCCTTCCTCCTAATCACTCTTAACCCCTCCAATGACCAACCATGTGTGTTCTTTATCTCTTTTTACACATCCGTCATTTCTATAGTGTGCAGTCTAGCAAATTTCAACCATGTTAGTCACTTTTGCTTAAAACAGTTAGCAACAATTTTATGTAAACACATTAAACTTTTATGTAAACACGTTAATAATAAGAATAATTTTGTTGATACTAAACTAACCCTGAAAAGTGCAACAATCTTAAACAATAACACAAAATGCAAGTCAATAAAAAATATAGAGTGCCTCTCTTTGCAATACACTTTGTTCTTTCCTATATAGAA encodes:
- the LOC124655898 gene encoding E3 ubiquitin-protein ligase EL5-like, coding for MSGDSVLIGASMAVLVVLSLLAFFCSTRRRAVHTSSSQRSVVDDVEQGRRPCDDAAAGLDEAVLAAYPTTVYSSSSRGDSTGERSKEEAGDSTRCAVCLADYADGDELRLLPGCRHSFHRQCVDDWLRRRPSCPLCRSSPPSTMHQLATDSSTVTASACVRANACTQPSEAR